In Anaerobacillus isosaccharinicus, one genomic interval encodes:
- a CDS encoding ABC transporter permease gives MLISMVGRIMLIFNHKEIKMRNHCAPISINNYNFQLIVGNLTLAFIIWFIFVVMAFVINAGTLNQTGSFLYIVNSFVFTIVCLSISFLVATFATKNSIDPIGNSLTLGLAFLSGSFVPQALLSDTLQTIGIFNPVFWYVKVNNSIGGITSITQFSLEPVIYGILVQLAFSVAFLAIALVVIKQRRFAHQ, from the coding sequence ATGCTCATATCGATGGTGGGGCGTATCATGTTAATCTTCAATCATAAAGAAATCAAAATGCGTAACCATTGCGCACCTATTAGTATAAATAATTATAATTTTCAGCTAATAGTTGGTAATCTAACACTCGCCTTTATTATCTGGTTTATCTTTGTCGTAATGGCATTTGTTATTAATGCGGGTACTTTAAACCAAACAGGATCATTTTTATATATAGTTAACTCATTCGTTTTTACAATTGTCTGTTTGAGCATCAGCTTTTTGGTTGCTACTTTTGCAACTAAAAATTCGATTGATCCTATAGGAAACTCTCTAACCCTTGGATTAGCATTTTTAAGCGGTTCCTTTGTACCACAAGCTCTTTTAAGCGATACCCTCCAAACCATCGGAATTTTCAACCCGGTATTTTGGTATGTAAAGGTTAATAATTCTATAGGAGGTATCACTAGTATTACTCAATTTTCACTCGAACCAGTCATTTATGGCATACTCGTTCAGTTAGCTTTTAGTGTTGCTTTCCTTGCGATCGCTTTAGTCGTAATTAAACAAAGACGATTTGCTCATCAGTAA
- a CDS encoding ABC transporter permease, with product MSFLIFKYSFKSLLKDKMALFWMLSFPLILATFFNLAFSNLMSNESFEKVKIAITTDYPMPEGLDDAMNESNLFDLSYTTETEAKELLSDKKITGYIKNSNELELVILSSGLNQSIAKVFLDNYIQVSTTIYSIIDGNPQLIQMGFLENVSFNEKFTEDTPASNSMNVIVIYYFALLAMTCLFSALSGCYATSLVQANQSTLAARINVAPTQKLKAFLSMILASICFQFLSAIIAITYITQVLKVDFGDRIIYIGILCLVGCFTGTMFGALFGILVKLKAEVKDMLLSNIVIVLCFLSGLMVLQIKYIIQEKVPLLAYINPANQITDGLYALYYYETLDRYFLNLTLLGSLGVFFCTITVMVLRRQKYASI from the coding sequence ATGTCATTTCTCATTTTTAAATATAGCTTTAAGTCTTTACTTAAAGATAAGATGGCTTTATTCTGGATGCTTAGCTTCCCTCTTATTTTAGCAACATTTTTTAATTTAGCCTTCTCAAATCTAATGTCAAATGAAAGCTTTGAAAAAGTCAAAATTGCCATCACAACGGATTATCCTATGCCAGAAGGTCTTGACGATGCTATGAATGAAAGCAATCTTTTTGACCTATCTTACACAACTGAAACAGAAGCAAAAGAGCTTTTGTCAGATAAAAAAATAACAGGCTATATTAAAAACTCTAATGAGCTTGAACTTGTAATTTTAAGTTCTGGTCTTAACCAGTCGATAGCTAAAGTTTTTTTAGACAACTATATTCAAGTTTCAACAACCATTTATAGCATCATTGACGGAAATCCTCAATTAATTCAAATGGGTTTTCTAGAAAATGTAAGTTTTAACGAAAAGTTTACAGAGGATACTCCTGCAAGTAACTCAATGAACGTGATTGTTATCTATTATTTTGCACTACTTGCAATGACCTGCCTTTTCTCAGCCCTATCAGGCTGCTATGCTACTTCATTAGTTCAGGCTAATCAATCTACACTTGCAGCAAGAATTAATGTTGCACCTACACAAAAATTAAAGGCATTTCTATCAATGATCTTAGCTTCTATATGTTTTCAGTTTCTATCAGCCATTATTGCCATTACGTATATTACACAAGTCTTAAAGGTAGATTTTGGCGATAGAATTATATATATTGGAATACTGTGTTTAGTAGGGTGTTTTACTGGAACTATGTTCGGTGCTTTATTCGGAATTCTTGTAAAATTAAAGGCGGAAGTTAAGGATATGTTATTGTCTAATATCGTTATCGTTTTGTGTTTTTTATCTGGTTTAATGGTTTTACAAATCAAATATATTATCCAGGAAAAGGTCCCACTCCTCGCCTATATTAATCCTGCAAATCAAATTACAGATGGACTGTATGCCCTATACTATTATGAAACTTTAGATAGGTACTTCCTAAACCTTACTTTGCTAGGTAGCCTAGGAGTATTCTTTTGTACTATTACCGTAATGGTTTTAAGGAGGCAAAAATATGCAAGTATTTAA
- a CDS encoding ABC transporter ATP-binding protein, whose translation MIVKIENLVKRYGDLIVLDHLNIEINEGEIFGLLGPNGSGKTTAINCLLSLLKFDKGNIEIFGKEMKPTAYDIKQNIGIVMQNVAVFDELTVYENIDYFCGLYVKDKKERKELVEQAIDFVALKDFVKFYPKKLSGGLLRRLNIACGIAHKPKLIILDEPTVAVDPQSRNNILEGIKRLNAEGATIIYTSHYMEEIEQLCSRLAILDKGKVIASGTKEEVKGMIALGEKIVVETFNINEDHLAIIREIPNVIDVELKENTLTIRQKSGASNLVNIMSFITDNDISYGKIYSELPTLNDVFLEITGKELRD comes from the coding sequence ATGATCGTAAAAATTGAAAATCTAGTTAAAAGATATGGGGACTTAATCGTTCTTGACCATTTGAATATTGAAATAAATGAAGGTGAAATCTTTGGCCTCTTAGGACCTAATGGCTCAGGGAAAACAACGGCTATAAATTGCCTACTTTCTTTACTAAAATTTGATAAAGGTAACATTGAAATCTTTGGGAAAGAGATGAAGCCAACCGCATATGACATAAAGCAAAACATTGGTATCGTCATGCAAAACGTAGCAGTTTTCGACGAACTAACAGTTTATGAAAATATTGATTACTTCTGTGGTCTTTATGTAAAAGACAAAAAAGAACGTAAAGAGTTAGTAGAACAGGCGATTGATTTTGTAGCTTTAAAAGACTTTGTAAAATTTTACCCCAAAAAATTAAGTGGTGGTCTTTTAAGAAGACTTAACATTGCCTGTGGAATTGCTCACAAACCAAAACTCATTATTTTAGATGAGCCAACAGTTGCCGTTGACCCTCAAAGTAGGAACAATATTTTAGAAGGAATTAAAAGGTTAAATGCAGAGGGTGCAACGATTATCTATACCTCTCATTATATGGAAGAAATTGAACAGCTTTGTTCAAGGCTAGCGATATTAGATAAAGGTAAGGTAATTGCATCGGGTACAAAGGAAGAAGTGAAAGGAATGATTGCACTTGGTGAGAAGATCGTCGTAGAAACATTTAATATAAATGAAGATCACCTAGCTATAATACGAGAAATACCTAATGTGATTGATGTTGAATTAAAAGAGAACACCTTAACGATTAGGCAAAAAAGTGGTGCAAGCAATCTTGTAAATATAATGAGTTTTATTACTGATAATGATATAAGCTACGGTAAGATCTATTCGGAGTTACCAACACTAAATGATGTATTCCTTGAAATAACAGGAAAAGAATTAAGAGATTAG
- a CDS encoding sensor histidine kinase yields MALAIAISGLLEYFNNEKLAKGLFIGSLLLSGFYVPFVFFLPLISYDLLRTKNQLIILLALIPYALHLSKFSSGVMGVLIVISAIVYLLRLRETNEKKLREDYINQRDSLTELSISLEEKINELVSKQDLEVNLATLNERNRIAREIHDNVGHLLSSSILQIGAVIAVSKDENTVKNLEVVKDTLNEGMNSIRESVHNLHDHSIDLYGEINKLIKNFTFCKITFNYEITGDMPTKAKYAIISIIKEALSNVMRHSNGDLVSISLFEHPKLYQLIIFDNGNKKLDPSNFKGMGLESIKQRVASLNGIVNFDQSKGFRIFISFMKP; encoded by the coding sequence ATGGCATTAGCCATTGCTATCAGCGGGCTATTAGAATATTTTAATAATGAAAAATTGGCAAAAGGATTATTTATTGGATCTTTACTATTATCAGGGTTTTATGTTCCATTTGTTTTCTTTTTACCGTTAATAAGCTATGACCTACTTAGAACTAAAAACCAATTGATCATACTGTTAGCGTTAATCCCATACGCCTTACACCTTAGCAAGTTTTCTTCTGGAGTTATGGGTGTTTTAATAGTTATAAGTGCAATTGTATACCTTTTAAGATTAAGAGAAACTAATGAAAAAAAACTTCGCGAAGATTATATAAACCAAAGGGACTCACTAACAGAGCTTTCCATTTCCCTTGAAGAAAAAATAAATGAGTTAGTTAGTAAACAAGATTTAGAGGTTAACCTTGCGACGTTAAACGAAAGAAATAGGATTGCACGAGAAATACATGATAATGTTGGGCATCTTCTTTCCAGCTCGATTTTACAAATTGGAGCCGTCATAGCTGTAAGTAAAGATGAGAACACTGTAAAAAACCTTGAAGTGGTGAAGGATACTTTAAATGAAGGTATGAATTCGATAAGAGAAAGTGTGCATAACTTACATGACCATTCCATTGACCTTTACGGTGAGATAAATAAATTAATCAAAAATTTCACGTTTTGTAAAATAACCTTTAATTACGAAATAACAGGAGATATGCCTACCAAGGCTAAATACGCCATTATAAGCATTATAAAAGAGGCGCTATCAAATGTTATGAGGCACTCTAATGGCGACTTGGTTTCTATTAGTCTATTTGAACACCCAAAGCTTTATCAGCTTATTATATTTGATAATGGGAATAAAAAATTGGACCCTAGTAATTTTAAAGGAATGGGTCTTGAAAGTATAAAGCAACGGGTTGCATCACTAAATGGAATAGTGAATTTTGATCAATCAAAAGGTTTTAGAATATTTATTTCATTTATGAAACCATAA
- a CDS encoding transposase: MIDQNSQYNQLPNELDSVFSELEMSKHLRKAGIKKSFGFSCSYLFQLIFCLIFQHKNWYTLLDSKKADKFPAKDSVYRFLNQSTFNWRRFLLLLSTFTIKKVSRLTDKSRPKVFVFDDSAYDRNRSKKVELLARCFDHASLKMRFYKGFRMLTMGWSDGHTFMPIDFSLVSSKTSQINGISEHIDKRTCGYKRRENALQTLPEQIPDMIRRALDSGIEASYVLMDSWFTLPPLVKNIVDQGLDVIGMVKETKQRYNVSGEMVSLKQLYRLAGPVQSRKGILRSIHTTMANGTPIKVVFIRNRNKKSEWLAILSTDRTLSEQEIVRIYGMRWDIEVFFKTAKSLLKLEKEFQSRSYDALISHTTIVFARFIVLSWQNRCNTDQRTIGGLFYELCDEVNELDWAVALQQLIELLQDALEQTNKKIKKLIQSQLEQWISGLPNYIKAYLPISLCES; this comes from the coding sequence ATGATAGACCAAAATAGCCAATACAATCAACTGCCAAATGAACTTGATTCTGTTTTTTCTGAGCTGGAAATGTCTAAACATCTACGCAAGGCTGGAATTAAAAAGTCCTTTGGTTTCAGCTGTTCTTACTTATTTCAACTCATTTTTTGTTTGATATTTCAACATAAAAATTGGTACACCCTTCTTGATTCAAAGAAGGCAGATAAGTTTCCTGCCAAGGATTCTGTCTATCGTTTTTTAAATCAATCAACATTTAATTGGCGCCGTTTCTTACTGCTATTAAGCACCTTTACAATTAAGAAAGTGAGTCGCCTTACTGACAAAAGTCGTCCAAAAGTGTTCGTTTTTGATGATTCTGCTTATGATCGAAATCGTAGTAAAAAGGTTGAATTACTTGCACGTTGTTTTGACCATGCCTCTCTTAAAATGCGTTTCTATAAGGGGTTCCGTATGTTGACTATGGGGTGGTCTGACGGGCATACATTTATGCCGATTGACTTTTCCTTGGTCAGTTCCAAAACGTCACAAATCAATGGAATCTCCGAACATATAGACAAACGCACATGCGGTTATAAACGTCGGGAAAATGCCCTACAAACTTTGCCTGAACAAATCCCAGACATGATCAGACGTGCGTTAGATAGTGGAATAGAAGCCAGTTATGTCCTCATGGATTCTTGGTTTACTTTGCCACCACTTGTCAAAAACATTGTTGATCAAGGATTAGACGTGATTGGCATGGTCAAAGAAACAAAACAGCGTTACAACGTAAGCGGAGAAATGGTTTCATTAAAACAGCTTTACCGCCTAGCTGGACCCGTTCAATCAAGGAAAGGAATACTTCGTTCCATTCATACAACTATGGCTAATGGAACACCAATTAAAGTTGTATTTATTCGAAATAGAAACAAGAAAAGCGAATGGCTAGCCATCCTCAGCACCGATCGCACTCTTTCCGAACAAGAAATCGTTCGAATCTATGGAATGCGTTGGGATATTGAGGTTTTCTTTAAGACGGCCAAATCACTCTTAAAACTTGAAAAAGAGTTTCAAAGCCGTTCATATGATGCGCTTATAAGCCATACAACTATTGTCTTTGCTCGTTTTATCGTGCTATCTTGGCAAAACCGCTGTAACACCGACCAACGTACGATTGGAGGTCTTTTTTACGAGCTATGTGACGAAGTCAATGAACTTGATTGGGCTGTTGCTTTACAGCAGCTAATCGAGCTTCTTCAAGATGCGCTTGAACAAACAAATAAGAAAATCAAAAAGTTAATACAAAGTCAACTGGAGCAGTGGATCTCAGGCCTACCTAATTATATCAAGGCTTATTTGCCGATTTCACTCTGCGAAAGTTGA